Proteins encoded in a region of the Flavobacterium sp. PMTSA4 genome:
- a CDS encoding type II secretion system F family protein, whose amino-acid sequence MGVDLKKYKNNKTTKQFAATQMNISIGSKKLSDKSKELFYRELGMLLKSGVDFKKALEILSHQAKSQLEKKIIIEIKEKVVVGKSICEAMIATNQFSPYEYYSVQIGEETRKLEEVLVELQKFFSRKIQMKRQIISVLTYPSIVLLVTISVLYFMLNKVVPMFSSVFRQFGGELPKSTQLIIKISNHSGLIFSVLFLLIIGTILFHFINRTKDWYRRIVSSLVMKIPYFGNLIKKIYISRFCQSMNLLTSSKTSLITSLSLTSKMIGFYPIEKSIDFIKEDITKGISFSDSLKKHVVYENKMVSMIEVAEQVNQLDIMFERLTEQYNDEINHQTKMIGVILEPLIIIFIGVIVGVIMISMYAPMFDLSKIIKN is encoded by the coding sequence ATGGGAGTTGATTTAAAAAAATATAAAAACAATAAGACGACAAAACAATTTGCTGCAACCCAAATGAATATTTCAATTGGGTCAAAAAAATTAAGCGATAAAAGCAAAGAATTATTTTATAGAGAATTGGGAATGCTTTTAAAATCGGGAGTTGATTTTAAAAAGGCATTGGAAATACTGAGTCATCAAGCTAAATCACAATTAGAAAAAAAAATTATAATTGAAATTAAAGAAAAAGTTGTGGTTGGTAAAAGTATTTGTGAAGCAATGATCGCAACAAATCAATTTTCACCCTATGAATATTATAGTGTTCAAATTGGTGAAGAAACCCGGAAGCTGGAAGAGGTTTTGGTAGAACTTCAAAAATTTTTCAGCAGAAAAATCCAAATGAAAAGACAAATTATTTCGGTTTTAACTTATCCAAGTATAGTACTATTGGTTACTATTTCTGTTTTGTACTTTATGCTTAATAAAGTTGTCCCAATGTTTAGCTCTGTCTTTAGACAGTTTGGAGGCGAATTACCTAAGAGTACACAGCTAATCATTAAGATTTCAAATCATTCAGGATTAATCTTTTCAGTTTTATTTTTATTGATAATTGGAACCATACTATTTCATTTTATAAATAGAACTAAAGATTGGTACCGAAGAATAGTTTCATCATTAGTGATGAAGATTCCTTATTTTGGAAACTTAATTAAGAAAATATACATCTCAAGATTTTGCCAATCTATGAATTTATTAACCTCTTCTAAAACATCATTAATAACATCACTTTCTTTAACATCAAAAATGATAGGATTTTACCCGATAGAAAAATCAATTGATTTTATAAAAGAAGACATTACCAAAGGGATATCTTTCAGTGATAGTTTAAAAAAGCATGTGGTATACGAAAACAAAATGGTGTCTATGATTGAAGTCGCAGAACAGGTTAATCAATTAGACATTATGTTTGAAAGGTTGACTGAACAATATAATGATGAAATCAACCATCAAACTAAAATGATAGGAGTCATTTTAGAACCATTAATAATTATTTTTATTGGTGTCATTGTTGGAGTCATAATGATTTCAATGTATGCACCAATGTTTGATTTAAGTAAAATTATTAAAAATTAA
- a CDS encoding toxin-antitoxin system YwqK family antitoxin — protein MTSKTIFSIFLFFSLYCNLQFITETPLRKKIVDKDFKYEFYVTKKIPEIRANRTYYWFKGGAIHTSEYGISGEVLNDDFEKFYLNNQIAEKGKFNKGLKVGVWKNWHPNGKLSTYQYYDEGIKNGAFYKYNENGILVEKGKYRRDKKQGEWINLISKDTVVFKKGEVFVSKEKTKTTKEDLKKKEGKTKPNFFKRLFHKKNKPTKENETSKSKKDNVNPREKEKSKEGKGFFKRLFSKKQKTDDQLKN, from the coding sequence ATGACATCTAAAACCATCTTTTCTATATTTTTATTTTTTTCTCTTTATTGTAATTTACAATTTATAACAGAGACTCCGTTGCGTAAAAAAATAGTTGATAAAGACTTTAAATATGAATTTTATGTCACCAAGAAGATTCCCGAAATAAGAGCAAACCGCACTTATTATTGGTTTAAAGGTGGTGCTATACATACTTCAGAATATGGGATATCGGGAGAGGTTTTAAATGATGATTTTGAAAAATTCTATTTGAACAATCAAATTGCAGAAAAAGGGAAATTCAATAAAGGTCTTAAAGTTGGTGTATGGAAGAATTGGCATCCTAATGGGAAATTGTCGACCTATCAATATTATGATGAAGGCATTAAAAACGGTGCATTTTATAAATATAATGAAAATGGGATCTTAGTTGAAAAGGGAAAGTATAGACGGGATAAAAAACAAGGAGAATGGATTAATTTAATTTCTAAAGATACAGTTGTATTTAAAAAAGGAGAAGTTTTTGTGTCCAAAGAAAAAACGAAGACAACCAAAGAAGACCTGAAAAAGAAAGAAGGAAAAACTAAACCTAATTTTTTTAAAAGATTATTTCATAAGAAAAATAAACCTACTAAAGAGAATGAAACCTCAAAAAGCAAAAAGGACAACGTAAATCCTAGAGAGAAAGAGAAGTCAAAAGAAGGAAAAGGATTTTTTAAGAGATTATTTTCAAAAAAGCAAAAGACTGATGACCAACTTAAGAATTAG